CGAACCGGCTCTCGCGAAGAGACCCTGATGGTGACGCGTTCCCCGGCCGAGACCGCCATCGACGGCGGCACCGGCAGGGAGATCGGGTGTTGCAGTCCGCAATTGACCCGGACGCGCCCGTCAGATCCGACCTCGGTCACGATTCCCTGTCTTAACGACCCCGAACCGTCTGATCCGGAGCCGGTCTGTGTACGGACACGAAGCGGCGGCAGGACACCGGCGTACTCCAGTTCGTCCCGCTTGCCCCAGGCCTCCTTTCGGAGGTATGGGGGCGTGGCGGCGTACTCGAGCACCGTGCCGACGAACCCGTCGCCGAACCGCCCGTCATCGCCACCCTGGTCGGGGTAAACGATGAGGCGGTCGACCCGAAAGACCGTCGCCGCGCGGGCGACGTAACCGAGTTTGCGAGTCGCCTCGCGTTTGTCCTCGGCTTCCCGGGTCAGAGACGACGGCACGAGCACGCTGTGTGTCATACCGTGTCGCTTCCGTGTCCGTTCACGAGACTGTAGCGATGATACCGAACCCACGCTTAAAAGTACCGCGGTCCGTGGCGGTTGTGCGCCCCGTTGACAGGGGATTCGCGTCGGGCGTTCGCACGCCGCGATCGCGCGCCCTTCCGCAAGCCTTTTATTTGTCTCCCCGGTACAGAAAGTTGCGAAGGCGCGCTGGTAGTGTAGTGGTATCACGTGACCTTGCCATGGTCACAACCGGGGTTCAAATCCCCGCCAGCGCATCTCTCTAAATTCAAATCCACGAGCGACCGCGACAGCGTGTCGCGAGTGTCGCTTGAATTCAGGAATTCGATCCGGATTTGAACCCTATCAGTCACAGCCCGGAAGCGCAGCGAAGCGAGCATCCCGGAATGTCTGATTTTGGTTCAAAATCCCCGCCAGCGCGTGACATCCTCCCCGCTGTGAACGGAGCGGGATCGAAGATCCCGCAGGCAGTCGGGCTTCGTCGTTCGAACGGCGCGAGCGCCGTTCGGGATGACGAGAGAGCTCCGCTCTCTCGAACCACCCGACGACGTCGGGGCTTCCCGTACCGCAGGTGGGATATATACGATTTCAGCACGCCCGCGTTTGGGATTTCGCCTATCTCCCCCCAGACGCGGTCGGCTGTCCATCGTGCGACGTTCCAGATTTTCGAGGCGGAGTCTCCGAGCGAATTGAGGCCATCACAGACCTGTCGGTGGTTCTGAATAGAACCAACGTAGGTGCGCGTGACCTCAATCGTTATACATAGCCTATGTAGAGAAATATACTTAATGATTCGCATTAGCGTGGAATATCCGGCCTTGCTATCAACGGTGGTCGGTGCAGGAGTTGTCGGATTCACTCCCCGTCCCCAGAACGCGAAGCGTTCTGGTGTGCGAACGAGAGCTTCGCTCTCGTCAACGCCGTAAACGGCGGGATTCTCTCCTCGCAAAAAGATAGTGAGCGTGTGCTCGCGAGTATGTGCGTCGGAAACTCGCCTGCAAACCTTACTCTAGATACCCGAGCGTTTCGAGGCGCTCTTTGAGCTCTCCGTCGCTCTCGGCGGCGGCCCGGAGGCGTTCGATCTGGCTCTGCTGGAAGTCGAGCAGTTGCAGCGCCGTCCGGAGTTTGTAGTTCGCCTCCTCGTCGTCGACGCGTTCGAGCGCCGACTGCAACAGCATACGGATGGTGTCGTTCGTCTCGTCGGCCATACGTGCCACGTAGCGAGATTCCGAATATAAACTTTCGTTTCGTGGGAGCCACCGAGACGACTATTTCCGTCGGGGCCGGAGTGACGGTATGACCGTCGTGGCACTCCTGAGCGTGGCGCCGGTGATCGAAGACAGTATGGCGAGCGAGGTCGCGGCCGCCGTCGAGGCGCTCGAGGACTTCGACGTCGCCTACGAGACGAACCCGATGGGGACCGTGATCGAAGCCGACGACGTCGGGACGATTATGGCCGCGGCGGGGGCGGCACACGAGGCCGTCGACGCCGACCGCGTGAGCACGGTGTTGAAGATCGACGACAAGCGCGCCCGCGGAGAGCCCGCCGAAGCGAAGGTCGAGGCGGTCGAGCGCGAACTGGGTCGAGACGCAAAAACGGAGCGATAGCGCGATCAACGCCAAGGAAAAGGCATATCCCCGGCCCCCCGTATCTTCGGGCATGAGCAGCCCCCCCGACGAGTACTACACGGACGAGCGCTGGAACAACTGGGTGGACCGGCTCCGCGAGGAGGAGATCGATCCCGAGAGCGACGACTCCGCGCGCCTCTTTTTCAATCTCCTGGACGACGCGACGATCGCCATCGCGAAGGTTGTCACCGACTACGAGGACGGCGAGATCGACGCCGACGCCGCCGCCGAGGAACTCGGTCGCATCAGGGAGATCGTCCTCTCGGAGGTCGAGATCGACGAGGAGGAGAAACTGACGCTCGTCGACGGGATCCAGACTTCGCTCGTCTGTGCGTTCTACACCGCCGAGGAGTACATCGTCGGCGGTCCCGCCGACGAGGGAACCGTCGAGGAGCACCTCCGCGCCGCCGCCGCCGCCGAGACCGACGAGGAGGACCTCGACACCGCGCTGGCCCACTGCGTCCAGGCCGGGACGCTCATCGTCGAGGGGGCGGAACTCGGGATGGACGTCGCCGAGGAGATCGAGTACGGTTTAGTCGCCGACTGGGTCAACGGTCTCGACTCGCTGGGGCGGGCGCTCGCGGACCCCGAAGTGGTCGAAGAAGACGAATAAGGCGTACGTTTTTATCCGCGAGCCGCGTTGTTCGGCCATGATATTCCGACCCGACGAGCGCGCCCAATCGACGCTGGTCGGATTTATCGTCTTGTTCGGCATTCTCGTCATCGCCTTCTCGTCGTATCAAGCGGTCGTCGTGCCGAACCAGAACGCCGAGGTGGAGTTCAACCACTTTCAGGACATTCAGAGTGATTTTACCGAGTTCCGGAGCACACTCGTAAATTCGGTCGGAAGTAACGAGGAACGTGCCGTCACGTTCAGGCTCGGGACGCAGTATCCCGCTCGCTTGCTTGCATTGAATCCGCCGCCGGTTTCGGGGCAGTTGGAGACGATAGAGGAAGGAGATAGAACAGTAGAAGTCAATTTAGCCGACGGCGAAAACATAGCCACAGACGTGTGTGAAACTGATGCTCCGACAACCAACTCACTACGGTACACACCGAACTACAACGAGTATGGGAGTCCCAGAGCCGTTTCGTACGAAAATAGGTTCGTTGCGCAGGAGTTCAGAGACGGGAACGTGTATGATCGACAACGGCTGATTCAGGAGTCATCAGGTGAGATCAGCCTTTTATTACTGAATGGGTCGGTGTCTCGCGCCAGTCAGGAATCGTATTCCTTCGATATTAACGCTAGTCGACGGAACAGGACAGCGGACAGCCGAACAGTTTCCAATATCACGATTCCAAGCCAGTATAGCGCAGAGGAATGGGAAAGCACGATTCTCGAAGGTATGGATATTACTGCGACTGACCGAGACGACGGGCGGGTACGAATCGAAGCAGAGGATGGCGGGGCTCTAGGGAATTACAACGTCTCATGTGCGGCCGCGGGGCTTGATCGCGACCCAGCATTTAGTCCGAACCCTCCGAGCCAAGATTCTTCTGATGATGGAACAGATATTCTCAACCCAACAGATGTTGTTCTTGATAATATAGAACGAGAAAACGACGGGAATGACAAATATTTAGACTTAACATTCAGAAGTGTAAACTCAAATGCAACAGTCACAGATGCCAGAATTAACTTCTACAACGCGAAGAACGAGGGCCAGACCCCGTCGAACGCTGACTTATCCGATGACACTGGAAGCGAATTGGCCACTCTAACAGTTGGTGGTGAGTTTGAGGAACTCAACTCACCTGTAGAGATTGTTTCTGATTATACATTTCAGCTTGACTTTGATAAAAATCCGGGTAGTGGTAACAGGGAATGGTTTATATTGACGCTAATGTTTGAGGATGGATCATCCAGACAGTATTTCGTGGATGTTCCTTAATTAGTAGAGTAACAGATAGATACGCTAGACGTCTTGTCAGAAGATATCTTAACAGTTTCTTGGATTTTCCGTCCCGCGTCCCAGCTGGCTATTTTTCTGGGAGTATTCGCAGAACCGGGCTAAATAATCATCCCGTAGTATAAAAATACTTATAGTCTAATTATCGATATAAATTCTTGTAAACCCGCGAGTTAGCAAGTCAAGTGGACTCGAAAGTCAACGAACCTCCCACTGACAATAAATTAAATCACGCGACCGATCACTCAAAAATGACAGGTGTAGACATCGACGCCGTCGATATCCGCATGAGCAAACGCAAGCTCAATCTCGCGAAGACGCTACACGCCGAAATAGTGTAGCGAAGTACGCCATGTAGAACGGCAGAGAGATATTCGAACGAACCTCGACACGGCAGCACGGAGCGAGATTGATTCCAAACCCGAAATCACTCTATTGTTCGACTACGATGACCCGTCGAACGAATCAAGTTTCCGCAACACCCCTGCGTACACGTCCGGCGCACAGTACCACCCGGCGTTCAACATCGCATCGATGGTCTCCCGCGCGGCTTCCGGATCGAGTGCGCCTCGCTTCATCAACAGTAGGACGAGATACGCCGTGCCCCGCGTGTCGATCCCTTCGGTCGA
The genomic region above belongs to Natronomonas moolapensis 8.8.11 and contains:
- a CDS encoding putative RNA uridine N3 methyltransferase, with the protein product MTHSVLVPSSLTREAEDKREATRKLGYVARAATVFRVDRLIVYPDQGGDDGRFGDGFVGTVLEYAATPPYLRKEAWGKRDELEYAGVLPPLRVRTQTGSGSDGSGSLRQGIVTEVGSDGRVRVNCGLQHPISLPVPPSMAVSAGERVTIRVSSREPVRAKLVADPSPGFAVERATIDDCLARPDAGVRIAASRHGEVLTVDRLGELSGRTADGLTVAFGAPERGLPEILDCEPRAEAIGDEPNARFDLWLNTVPNQGSEVVRTEEALFATLAPLTLE
- a CDS encoding MTH1187 family thiamine-binding protein, translating into MTVVALLSVAPVIEDSMASEVAAAVEALEDFDVAYETNPMGTVIEADDVGTIMAAAGAAHEAVDADRVSTVLKIDDKRARGEPAEAKVEAVERELGRDAKTER
- a CDS encoding DUF2150 family protein, with the translated sequence MSSPPDEYYTDERWNNWVDRLREEEIDPESDDSARLFFNLLDDATIAIAKVVTDYEDGEIDADAAAEELGRIREIVLSEVEIDEEEKLTLVDGIQTSLVCAFYTAEEYIVGGPADEGTVEEHLRAAAAAETDEEDLDTALAHCVQAGTLIVEGAELGMDVAEEIEYGLVADWVNGLDSLGRALADPEVVEEDE